One window of the Herbiconiux sp. L3-i23 genome contains the following:
- a CDS encoding cation transporter, which yields MVAPPLSTERTRVLRRRIKVVVAVTIVYNLVEAVVAVSAGAAASSVALIGFGLDSTVEVLSAAAVAWQFTRTDPERYEKPTLRVIAVAFFALAAYVTGSSVAALVSGEQADHSATGIVLTAVSVALMPFLSLIERRAGRELGSATAVADSTQTLLCALLSAAVLIGLVLNVLFGWWWADSIAALVVVVFAIREGVEAWRGDACATSVGMLAEENAR from the coding sequence ATGGTCGCTCCCCCCTTGTCGACCGAGCGCACCCGCGTCCTCAGGCGCCGGATCAAGGTCGTGGTCGCCGTCACGATCGTCTACAACCTCGTCGAAGCCGTCGTCGCGGTGAGCGCCGGCGCCGCCGCCTCCTCGGTCGCCCTCATCGGCTTCGGACTGGACTCGACCGTCGAGGTGCTCTCCGCCGCCGCCGTCGCTTGGCAGTTCACGCGCACCGACCCGGAACGCTACGAGAAGCCGACTCTGCGAGTGATCGCGGTCGCGTTCTTCGCGCTGGCCGCCTATGTGACCGGGAGCTCCGTCGCTGCGCTGGTATCGGGCGAGCAGGCCGATCACAGTGCGACAGGCATCGTGCTCACGGCCGTCAGCGTCGCTCTGATGCCGTTCCTGTCGTTGATCGAGCGCCGGGCAGGCCGTGAGCTCGGTTCCGCGACCGCAGTGGCGGACTCGACGCAGACGCTGCTCTGCGCGCTCCTCTCCGCTGCGGTCCTCATCGGGCTGGTGCTGAACGTACTGTTCGGCTGGTGGTGGGCCGACTCCATCGCCGCCCTCGTGGTCGTGGTGTTCGCGATCCGTGAAGGGGTCGAAGCGTGGCGCGGTGATGCGTGCGCGACCTCCGTCGGCATGCTGGCCGAGGAGAACGCGCGTTAA